The genome window TCAAATTGTATTGGGCGCAAAGTTCGAAGAGACGTTTTCTTCTGAGCCGGCTGCAATAGAAGCAGGCTGAACGTTTCCTGTTCTCGTCGCTGTGGGCTCTGGGACCGTAGTCGGTGAGTTCGATATGAGTGGGGACGCCGCGTTCGGCGCACCACTGCGCAAGGGGAGCATGACTTTGCGGATCAAAGCCCGGGTTGACGTGCAGCACCATGAGCTCCACCGGGAACGGCATGATGGCCTGGCGGATAAGCATGATCTGAAGCATGGCAAAGCTGTCGACACCGCCGGATATGGCCATGCCTATTCGGGAATTTTTCTGGACCATATCGGTCGACTGCATGAGTTTTCCTGTCAGGGAAACGCATGTCTTTTGCGCAAATGTAAGTTTGCCCCATGAACCCATTGTAATTTCATCTCCAGAATGGCAATAGTAACGAATCCGAAGGTGGACTTAGTTTATAACCGCTTGACTTGCAAGTGCGGCTGAGAGTATTGATTCAACCTGTCTGAGGGCCCATCCTTTATGCCACCCCGGAATCGGGGTCTTTTTTTTGGCGGATGATTGGACGGAGTTCGTTCGTTGAAGAAAACATTTTTGTGTATATTTCTACTAATACTAGCGGCCGCATGCGTGTTGGGCGTTATGTATTTTAACCATCGGGATTCGTTTGAATCGTCGGTTGTTCCGCTGTCCTTGGATATGGCCGACATAGGGTGGGCTCGGGTTCAGGAAAAGGATGTTTCGTTTCGTCTGGAACGCGAAAAGGATCGCTGGTTTGTCGTGGAAGGTGAACCGGATGAAATCCGTGTTGCGGCCGATTCGGCGCGAATTCAAGGGTTGTTTGACGCTTTTTCGAACCTGGTGCCGCTCGATACCGTCATCAATAATCATGCCCATGCCTCGGGGGATGTTGGCTTCAAGGAAGTCGTTCTTCAGTTTACCCTGACGCCTGCTTCAAAGAAATCAGGCTCCGGCGATCGTGATGTGAAAATATTGCTCGGCCGGAGAACTGGGAACGAGGGCGTCTGGATCTGGCTGTCTTCGGCTCCTGGTACGCTATACCGGGTTCGCGAAAATATTTTGACCGCAGTCGGCCGACCCTCCGGATATTATCAGGACAGAAGGGTGCTGCCGTTTGACGCTTCTTCTGCTGTGAAGCTGCAGTTGGCCCAGAAGTATGCCGGCGGATGGACCGTTGCCAGGGATGACAGCGGCTTTGTGTTTGAACTGCCTGCATATCTGTCAGGAAAAGATGCGGCCAACGCCGAGGTGAAGCTGTATCTTCTCATGCTTGCCGGGCTGGAAGCCGACGAGTATCTTTCCGGCAAGGCCGCTCCCGGGGAGGAGCCCGAAGCTTTTATCAATGTGTGGCTGGAAGATGCTAAGAACCAGCCTCTCAGGTTGGATCTTTACCGGGATTCTTCTCCCGGGTCCGGGTATATGGCCATGTCGTCCTACCAGCAGGGCTTATTCAGGTTCGATGCCGAAAGCATCCGACAGCTGTTCAAGACGCCTTTCGAACTTCAGGGGCGAAGGGTCATAGAACTGGACATCGGAAAGATCGCAGCCATTCGCGTCATGTCCGGTGACCAGCTTTTTATCGCCAATAAGCGCGAGCAGGGATGGTTTGTCGGGGATACGGAAAAACAGCTCGCAGGCATTGACATGTCGCTTTGGCGATTTAATGAATTGAAATTCGAGGCGCTTCCTCTTAAGACTCTTCCTGAAACGGCAGCTTGGACCATGGGCTGCGTTTTTTCCGATGCGGAGGGGAAGAAGGTCGCCTCCTTGACATTTTTCTCGGATCCGGCCTTGCCCGAAGGGCAGAGCTGGCTAAAGAATGGCGGAGAATTGTATTATCCGGTTTCCAACCAATTGATGAAGGATCTTCAGGGATTGTTCCCGGCCAAAAGCATTTCGTAGGAATGCGGCAAGGTTTTTCAGCAAAGGAGTTTATACGTGGCTAGAATTACAGTTGAAGATTGTTTGGCGAAAGTGGGTAACCGTTTTCTTATCACCCAGATGGCCATCAAGAGGGTCAAGCAGTTTCGTGAAGGCTACCCGCCTCTCGTGAATGCGAAGAACAAGGAAAACGTCATCGCGCTTCGCGAGATTGCCGCCGGCAAGGTTTATCCTGATGTGGAAATGGATGATGTGATCATCGTCAGGGACGACAGCGTCGAGTCTGAATAAATCATGTCCAAACGAGATTATTATGAAGTCCTGGGAGTTGCGCGTGAGAGCTCCGAGGATGAAATAAAATCCGCCTACAGAAAGCTTGCCTTCAAGTATCATCCGGACCGTAATCCGGACGATCCCGAGGCAGAGACCCAGTTCAAAGAGGCGGCCGAAGCCTATGAGGTTTTACGCGACCGTGAGAAGCGGCAGCGTTATGACCAGTTCGGCCATGCCGGAATGAACGGCAACGGGTTCAACGGCTTTTCCAATGCGGATGACATATTCGGCGCGTTCAGCGATATCTTTTCCGACTTTTTCGGTTTTTCCACGGGAAGAGGCGGCGCCAACCGGCCTCGGGCCGGTTCCGATCTGAGGTATAACCTGGACATCACTTTCCGTGAGGCTGCCAAGGGAACTGAGGTTGAGATAACCATCCCTGTCGAGGAAGCCTGTACGGAATGTGAGGGCAGCGGTGCAAAGAAGGGCACCTCTCCCCAGGTATGCCCGCAGTGCGGTGGCACCGGGACCGTGCAGCAGTCCCAGGGCTTCTTCCGTGTCGCGGTGACATGTCCCCATTGCAGGGGGCGTGGCCAGATCGTTTCCGATCCTTGTCCCGAGTGCATGGGACGCGGCATGGTGATCAATGATCGCGACCTCAAGGTGCGCATTCCGGCCGGGGTTGATAACAATTCCCGTTTGCGTCTGCGCGGTGAGGGCGAACCCGGTATCAACGGTGGTCCTCCCGGTGATCTGTATGTGGTTATTCGGGTCGAGCCTGACAAGACGTTCGAACGCCAGGGACAGAACCTGATCCTGAGCCGGGAAATCGGTTTTGTGGAAGCGGCTCTTGGCCACCGCATGGAAGTGCCTACCCTGGATGATCCGGTCAGTCTCGATATTCCCAGGGGCACCCAGAGTGGCGAGGTCTTCCGTTTGCGCGGGCTCGGTCTGCCACACCTGGGCAGCACCCACAAGGGCGATCTGCTGGTGGAGATCCGGGTCAAGACTCCCACGCATCTGAACAAGCGTCAGGAAGAACTGCTGCGCGAGTTCGCCGCAATCGAGGAAGACAAGCCCCTCAAAAAGGCCAAGGAATTCCTGAAGAAGGCCAAAGACAAGGTCATGGGTGAGTAGCGTGGCTGACAATCACGGGTTTTCCCATATGGATTCTGACGGCAATGCCCGCATGGTGGATGTCTCTGCCAAGGACGATACCAAGCGGATGGCCATTGTTAGGGCCGTCGTCAGGCTTTCTTCGAAAACCCTGTCCATGCTTCTGGAAAATGCGCTCCCCAAGGGGGATGTGCTGACCACTGCCAAGATCGCAGGAATTCAGGCCGCCAAGCAGACTCATCACCTGATTCCCATGTGTCACCCTTTGTCCATCAACTATGTGGATGTTCGTTTCGAGGTTGATCGCCATGAGTCGGCCATCAACATAGAGGCCGAGGTTCGCACCACTGGCAAGACCGGTGTGGAAATGGAAGCCCTGATAGCGGCTCAGGTTGCGGCGGCCACGATTTATGACATGTGCAAGGCCGTTCAGAAGGATATTCTGATCACCGACTGCCGGTTGGTCTACAAGAGCGGTGGTAAGAGCGGCGAATTCAGAAATGATTAGACCGCGATTTATAGATTATAAAAAAAGCCCGGTTCCTTTGGAGCCGGGCTTTTCATTTACCAGATGTTTCTGATGATCACACCCTGTTCGGCCATGTACTTTTTGATGTCCGGTACGGTCCATTCCCCGTAGTGGACAATGGAGGCTATGAGGGCTGCCGAAGCCTTGCCCTTGGTCACGGCGTCCACCATGTGGCTGGGGTGCCCAGCTCCGCCGGAGGCGATGACAGGAATGCGAACGGATTCGGAAATGAGGCGGGTCAGTTCCAGGTCGTAGCCGTCCTTGGTGCCGTCCGCGTCTATGGAATTGAGACAGATTTCACCGGCGCCGAGCGCTTCGCCGGTCTTGGCCCATTCCAGGGCGTCCATGCCCATGTGCTTGCGCCCGCCGTGAATGACGATTTCAAAGCCGGAGGGAATGTCGTCGGATTTTTCCACCCGTTTCACATCCATGCCCAGGACGATGCACTGGGAACCGAAACGGGCCGCACCCTCGCTGATGATGTCTGGATTCTTGACCGCACCGGAATTCACCGAGACCTTTTCCGCGCCGGCCAGCAGCACGTCGCGCATGTCCTGCACTGTGTTGATGCCTCCGCCCACGGAAAAGGGGATGAAGATCTGTGAGGCCACCTTTTCCACCACATCCAGAAAGATGCCTCGGGCTTCGGCCGATGCGGTGATGTCGTAGAAGACGATTTCGTCCGCGCCTTCCTCGTAGTACTTCTTGGCGGTTTCCACGGGGTCGCCGATGTCCACGTTCCCCTTGAACTTGACGCCCTTGGTCAGCTTGCCGTTGCGTACATCCAGGCAGGGGATGATTCGTTTACTCAGCATTGCGGGCCTCCTGACAGTAGGTATGGAAATTTTGCAGGAGCTTGAGGCCTGGCCTGCCGCTTTTTTCCGGGTGGAATTGGACGGCCCAGAGGCCCTCGCGGCCATGAATGGAACAGAAGTCCCGTCCGTAACGGGTGGTGGCTATGACATGCTCATCGCATGGAGCCGGGAAATAGCTGTGGACGAAATAGAAGTTCGCCTCAGGTTCTATGCCGGAAAGCAGCACGCATTCCTGCTTGAGCTCCAGAGTGTTCCAACCCATGTGCGGCACGCGGATGGGCGTTCCTTTGTAATCGATCCAGGAAGGATTGAAGAGTCGACATTCGCCGTGGATGACCCCTAGGGCCTTGGTGTCGTTTTCCTCGCTGTAGTCCAGAAGAATCTGGCAACCTACGCAGATGCCGAGCAGGGGTTTTTCCTGCCAGATAAGGCTCTTGAGGATTTCGTCCAATCCGCCGGACTGCAGTTCGTCCATGGCCTGTCCGGCAGCGCCCACTCCGGGGAAGATGATGCCGTCGGCCTTGTCGAGCTTGTCGGGATCGTTGGTTATTTCATTGGGGATGCCGAGATGGTCCAGCGCCCGTTTTACGCTGGTCTGGTTCCCGGCATTATATTCAAAAATCGCGAGCATATGTGGCCCTCCTTGAGATCGCGTTACCTTAGCGACTAGTAAAAAAACGGACGGAAAACAAGGGCGTTCGATGAAAAAAATAAAGAGGGGATTTATTTGGAGAATAGGCTATGGTACCAAGTTATGCCTTGGGCAGGATGCGCAGCAACAGAT of Salidesulfovibrio onnuriiensis contains these proteins:
- a CDS encoding tRNA lysidine(34) synthetase, which translates into the protein MGSWGKLTFAQKTCVSLTGKLMQSTDMVQKNSRIGMAISGGVDSFAMLQIMLIRQAIMPFPVELMVLHVNPGFDPQSHAPLAQWCAERGVPTHIELTDYGPRAHSDENRKRSACFYCSRLRRKRLFELCAQYNLTHLAFGHNADDNVTTYFMNMLQNGRAEGISASEAFFGGTLQVIRPTLLLEKRMVKAAARQWELPIWENTCPSNGATKRDDIHEWLKSAWRGNTRIKNNIFHAIQRQQVDLTRKKV
- the hisH gene encoding imidazole glycerol phosphate synthase subunit HisH; this translates as MLAIFEYNAGNQTSVKRALDHLGIPNEITNDPDKLDKADGIIFPGVGAAGQAMDELQSGGLDEILKSLIWQEKPLLGICVGCQILLDYSEENDTKALGVIHGECRLFNPSWIDYKGTPIRVPHMGWNTLELKQECVLLSGIEPEANFYFVHSYFPAPCDEHVIATTRYGRDFCSIHGREGLWAVQFHPEKSGRPGLKLLQNFHTYCQEARNAE
- the moaC gene encoding cyclic pyranopterin monophosphate synthase MoaC translates to MADNHGFSHMDSDGNARMVDVSAKDDTKRMAIVRAVVRLSSKTLSMLLENALPKGDVLTTAKIAGIQAAKQTHHLIPMCHPLSINYVDVRFEVDRHESAINIEAEVRTTGKTGVEMEALIAAQVAAATIYDMCKAVQKDILITDCRLVYKSGGKSGEFRND
- the hisF gene encoding imidazole glycerol phosphate synthase subunit HisF; this encodes MLSKRIIPCLDVRNGKLTKGVKFKGNVDIGDPVETAKKYYEEGADEIVFYDITASAEARGIFLDVVEKVASQIFIPFSVGGGINTVQDMRDVLLAGAEKVSVNSGAVKNPDIISEGAARFGSQCIVLGMDVKRVEKSDDIPSGFEIVIHGGRKHMGMDALEWAKTGEALGAGEICLNSIDADGTKDGYDLELTRLISESVRIPVIASGGAGHPSHMVDAVTKGKASAALIASIVHYGEWTVPDIKKYMAEQGVIIRNIW
- the dnaJ gene encoding molecular chaperone DnaJ, with translation MSKRDYYEVLGVARESSEDEIKSAYRKLAFKYHPDRNPDDPEAETQFKEAAEAYEVLRDREKRQRYDQFGHAGMNGNGFNGFSNADDIFGAFSDIFSDFFGFSTGRGGANRPRAGSDLRYNLDITFREAAKGTEVEITIPVEEACTECEGSGAKKGTSPQVCPQCGGTGTVQQSQGFFRVAVTCPHCRGRGQIVSDPCPECMGRGMVINDRDLKVRIPAGVDNNSRLRLRGEGEPGINGGPPGDLYVVIRVEPDKTFERQGQNLILSREIGFVEAALGHRMEVPTLDDPVSLDIPRGTQSGEVFRLRGLGLPHLGSTHKGDLLVEIRVKTPTHLNKRQEELLREFAAIEEDKPLKKAKEFLKKAKDKVMGE
- the rpoZ gene encoding DNA-directed RNA polymerase subunit omega — encoded protein: MARITVEDCLAKVGNRFLITQMAIKRVKQFREGYPPLVNAKNKENVIALREIAAGKVYPDVEMDDVIIVRDDSVESE